In Pseudothermotoga sp., a genomic segment contains:
- a CDS encoding radical SAM protein, with protein MFEEFSKKKCVLCGFESIEISSSVRVCVNCLRERPEKALIFSRKTHEKWRCSIGFPAQVSQEGSRCSLCINRCKIFPSSFGHCGVMKNIGGKLIPITEDFDKAYLRWYLDPHPTNCVALPVCPEKNHLGFNNLAVFFTGCNLDCLFCQNIDHKYMLSNGEMKEGEFISIDELAKLANQRHVSCVCYFGGDPLPWSDFTLKASQKMNKRICWETNGLMNETIAKQMALVSLKSGGIIKIDWKAFTPSVYESLCGVNGEKAVDRLKNNIKLISSLDDRKEPPLLVVSTLVVPHYVDEVEVGNIARFLAQIDENIPYILLAFAPQHLMHDVPTTSKKQMQEVFNAATSSGLKRVFVENVWLLR; from the coding sequence ATGTTTGAAGAGTTTTCCAAGAAGAAATGTGTTCTGTGCGGTTTCGAATCTATCGAGATCAGCTCATCCGTAAGAGTATGCGTCAACTGCTTGAGAGAAAGACCGGAGAAAGCCTTGATTTTCTCCAGAAAAACGCACGAAAAATGGCGCTGCTCGATCGGCTTTCCTGCCCAAGTGTCTCAAGAGGGCTCAAGATGTTCTCTCTGCATCAATCGATGCAAGATTTTTCCAAGCAGCTTTGGTCACTGTGGAGTTATGAAGAATATCGGTGGAAAACTGATCCCAATAACTGAAGATTTCGACAAAGCCTACCTTCGCTGGTACTTGGATCCTCACCCAACGAACTGTGTTGCCTTACCAGTTTGTCCTGAAAAGAACCACCTTGGCTTCAACAACTTAGCTGTGTTTTTCACTGGTTGCAACCTAGATTGTCTTTTCTGTCAGAATATAGATCACAAGTACATGTTGTCGAATGGAGAAATGAAAGAAGGTGAATTCATCTCAATCGATGAGCTTGCCAAACTTGCCAATCAAAGGCACGTTAGTTGCGTTTGCTATTTCGGTGGGGATCCACTGCCTTGGTCAGATTTCACACTGAAAGCTTCACAAAAGATGAACAAGAGGATTTGTTGGGAGACCAATGGGCTCATGAACGAAACGATAGCCAAACAAATGGCTCTGGTCAGCTTGAAATCTGGGGGCATCATCAAGATAGATTGGAAAGCTTTCACCCCATCTGTGTATGAATCGCTCTGTGGTGTGAACGGTGAAAAAGCTGTGGATAGACTGAAAAATAACATCAAACTCATTTCTTCTCTGGATGACAGAAAAGAACCGCCTTTGCTCGTCGTGAGCACTCTGGTAGTTCCACACTATGTCGATGAAGTTGAGGTCGGAAACATCGCTCGTTTTCTCGCACAAATTGACGAAAATATACCTTACATTCTCTTGGCTTTTGCACCACAACATCTCATGCACGATGTTCCAACTACGAGCAAAAAACAGATGCAAGAGGTTTTCAACGCAGCCACTTCCAGCGGATTGAAAAGAGTCTTCGTTGAAAATGTCTGGTTACTGAGATGA
- a CDS encoding nitroreductase family protein, whose amino-acid sequence MKKLPTTILKDENGRDFALTNLLGDYWVLHFYPKIGTSTSTMQAERFNELFEEFDERIVAISLDLPEVIALFKTKHRLKFKLLSDVKMELASQLGIVKNGRLSRSTFITDPWGRIRKEWFNVKASTHAKQVLEEFKKTIEEDLSINPSIFQRRAFRGLRSEPIEDEKLLRLIEAAHLAPSCANKQPWRFIVVRSREYLGKLHEALSGGNYWMKYAPAIVVVYTKDEFDCQLSENRNYALFDTGLAVGFLLIQATQMGLIAHPVAGYDPVKVKELFDIDGNVITLIAIGKWGKFDQLNEKHLEAEKSARNRQELSQIMKIV is encoded by the coding sequence ATGAAAAAGCTTCCTACAACGATCTTAAAAGATGAGAATGGTCGGGATTTCGCACTGACAAATTTATTGGGAGACTATTGGGTACTTCATTTCTATCCAAAGATCGGCACATCGACATCTACAATGCAAGCAGAACGATTCAACGAACTGTTCGAAGAATTCGATGAGCGCATCGTGGCAATCTCACTAGATCTACCAGAGGTTATTGCCCTTTTCAAAACGAAACACAGACTCAAATTTAAATTGCTTTCGGACGTGAAGATGGAACTGGCAAGTCAACTAGGAATCGTCAAAAATGGTAGACTTTCAAGATCAACTTTCATTACTGATCCATGGGGTAGAATCAGAAAAGAATGGTTCAACGTGAAAGCTTCAACCCACGCCAAACAAGTGCTTGAAGAGTTCAAAAAAACGATTGAAGAAGATTTGTCGATCAATCCCTCCATCTTCCAAAGGAGAGCCTTTCGTGGTTTGAGATCTGAACCGATCGAAGATGAGAAGCTTTTAAGGCTCATCGAAGCGGCTCATCTTGCTCCCTCTTGTGCTAACAAGCAACCGTGGCGGTTCATTGTAGTGAGGAGCAGAGAATACCTTGGAAAGCTGCACGAAGCTCTTTCTGGGGGGAACTACTGGATGAAGTACGCACCTGCAATCGTCGTTGTCTATACAAAAGACGAATTTGATTGTCAGCTGAGCGAAAATAGAAACTACGCGCTGTTCGATACAGGCCTAGCGGTGGGATTTTTACTGATCCAGGCAACTCAGATGGGACTGATTGCACACCCTGTGGCCGGATACGATCCTGTAAAAGTGAAAGAGCTTTTTGACATAGATGGTAACGTCATAACGCTGATAGCCATCGGTAAATGGGGAAAGTTTGATCAATTGAACGAAAAGCATCTCGAAGCAGAAAAGAGTGCAAGGAACAGACAAGAACTTTCGCAAATAATGAAGATAGTGTAA
- the aglA gene encoding alpha-glucosidase AglA, producing MVNIVFVGAGSVRYTLKLAGDLSTQKNLYGSKLTLMDVDEERLQATYILVRKYLSELNAQFEIESTTQLERALEGADFVINTALARAEGHEDGYVQYEIVRNVGEKHGYYRGIDNDGLNMVSDYYTISNYNQLKLSLDIAKAVEKFAPDAWILQTANPVFEITQLVKRLTEAKIVGFCHGYAHVFNLARTIGLDIEKLDWQVAGVNHAIWLNRFKCDGKDAYPLLNEWIEKHSKDWKPKDPWDLDFSPAAIDLYRFYGMYPIGDTVRSGGWKYHFDLQTKRKWYGEYGGIDNEVERLKFYEQLRRTRKKLLQLAKEVEKDPSIELTKVWPEVFRSADSSIEQHIPFINAIVNGEKSRLVLNVENNGAIPDIPNDIVVEIPVIVDKDGLHPEKIDPPLTNRIVKFYLLPRILRMEWALEAFISADRRVLEEILLRDPRTRSYDQVQKVIDEILSLSFNEKMKEHYLKK from the coding sequence ATGGTGAACATCGTTTTCGTAGGAGCAGGCAGTGTTCGTTACACACTGAAACTTGCTGGGGATCTTTCGACTCAGAAGAATCTCTATGGTTCAAAGTTGACACTCATGGACGTGGACGAAGAAAGATTGCAAGCCACCTATATTCTCGTCAGAAAGTATTTGAGTGAGCTCAATGCACAATTTGAGATCGAAAGTACAACACAACTTGAAAGGGCTCTCGAAGGTGCTGATTTCGTCATAAACACTGCTCTCGCGAGAGCCGAAGGTCACGAAGATGGATACGTGCAGTATGAGATTGTCAGGAATGTTGGAGAGAAGCACGGCTACTATAGGGGTATCGACAACGATGGACTCAACATGGTCTCAGACTACTATACGATTTCAAACTACAATCAATTGAAGCTGAGTCTCGATATCGCAAAGGCTGTTGAAAAGTTTGCGCCCGATGCGTGGATATTGCAAACCGCCAATCCAGTCTTCGAGATCACTCAGTTGGTCAAAAGACTCACTGAAGCGAAAATCGTTGGTTTCTGCCATGGTTATGCCCACGTGTTCAACTTGGCCAGAACGATAGGGCTAGACATCGAAAAGCTAGACTGGCAAGTCGCTGGTGTCAATCATGCGATATGGTTGAACAGGTTCAAGTGTGATGGAAAAGACGCCTATCCACTACTGAACGAATGGATCGAAAAACACTCCAAGGATTGGAAACCTAAAGATCCCTGGGACCTAGATTTTTCACCAGCCGCAATAGATCTGTACAGATTCTACGGTATGTATCCGATAGGAGATACTGTCAGATCGGGTGGTTGGAAATACCATTTCGATCTACAAACGAAGAGAAAGTGGTACGGCGAGTACGGTGGAATAGACAACGAAGTTGAAAGGTTGAAGTTCTACGAACAGTTGAGGCGAACTAGAAAAAAATTGTTGCAGCTAGCCAAGGAAGTGGAAAAAGATCCTTCAATCGAACTCACGAAGGTCTGGCCAGAAGTGTTTCGAAGCGCAGATAGTAGTATAGAACAGCACATTCCTTTCATAAACGCGATCGTTAACGGAGAGAAATCAAGGTTAGTTTTGAACGTTGAAAACAACGGTGCCATTCCAGACATCCCTAACGATATCGTTGTTGAGATCCCAGTGATAGTTGATAAAGATGGCCTGCATCCGGAAAAGATTGACCCACCGTTGACGAACAGGATCGTGAAATTTTACTTGCTTCCAAGAATTTTGAGAATGGAATGGGCCCTTGAAGCTTTCATTTCTGCGGACAGAAGAGTTCTCGAGGAGATCCTTTTGAGAGATCCTAGAACTAGGTCCTACGATCAAGTGCAGAAAGTGATCGACGAAATATTGAGCCTATCTTTCAATGAAAAAATGAAGGAACATTACTTAAAGAAGTGA
- a CDS encoding DUF123 domain-containing protein produces MKGTYLLLIQLDHKATIKNRWVLEAGLYVYVGSAMNGLLQRIGRHLKKGKKNHWHIDHLLQHGKILSVIMLPCEEKLEENVSNMLAEKFGGPKGFGSSDLKVRTNLYKVDDMNAFCSLLGRLIEKFTKS; encoded by the coding sequence ATGAAAGGTACGTACCTGCTCCTCATCCAATTGGACCACAAAGCTACCATTAAAAACCGATGGGTCCTTGAAGCGGGATTGTATGTGTATGTTGGTTCTGCGATGAATGGATTACTTCAAAGAATCGGTAGACATTTAAAGAAAGGGAAGAAAAACCACTGGCATATTGATCATTTACTGCAACATGGAAAGATACTGAGCGTGATCATGTTGCCTTGTGAAGAGAAGCTGGAAGAAAACGTATCTAACATGTTGGCCGAAAAATTCGGTGGACCGAAAGGTTTTGGCTCGAGTGATTTGAAAGTGAGGACGAACCTTTACAAAGTAGACGATATGAATGCATTCTGCTCATTACTTGGGAGATTGATCGAAAAGTTTACAAAAAGCTGA
- a CDS encoding 2-oxoacid:acceptor oxidoreductase subunit alpha, with the protein MEKKKEISVVLSGAAGQGIQTVEEILVRVIKDSDLYVFATKEYMSRIRGGNNSTTLRISCEPVHANIDRIDLLVVLNENAIDRLRWRMNDSTIVLGEEKFVRNEPNHVIIDFSKIAESFGNRIYANSVATGVLAGIMNLNVEALKKNIEEHFSTRSKEIIGANVSAALKGYEIGRSLNLKLELTRCEEVKHKRLLSGSKAVALGAVAAGCNFVSSYPMSPSTVVFTELAKMAKSHGILVEQAEDEIAAANMVIAAWYAGARGLVTTSGGGFALMCEAISLAGMIETPIVVHLGQRPGPATGLPTRTEQADLNLVLYAGHGEFPRVVYAPGSIEEAYELTARAFNVADKFQIPVFILTDQYLLDSYYLVDQLPEVSIERHIVKTNQNYRRYEITEDGISPRGIPGYGDGLVRVDSDEHDEFGHITESASVRKMMVEKRLKKFKRIVEESLTPRFFGSENYELLLVSWGSTFLIVREALRSLGNDKIAHLHFPQVYPVPPTAKRFFEKAKKIIFIEQNATGQFANLIKQTFCMDTSNRILKYDGFPYSVEQVLRAVREKLEVE; encoded by the coding sequence GTGGAAAAAAAGAAAGAAATCAGCGTTGTATTGAGTGGAGCTGCTGGGCAAGGCATTCAAACAGTTGAAGAGATACTGGTTCGAGTGATTAAAGATTCGGACTTGTACGTCTTTGCAACGAAGGAATACATGTCTCGCATTCGTGGTGGAAACAATTCTACGACGCTGAGGATCTCTTGCGAACCTGTTCACGCCAACATCGATCGGATCGATTTACTCGTTGTACTCAACGAAAACGCCATAGACAGACTCAGATGGCGAATGAACGATTCAACGATCGTGCTTGGTGAGGAAAAATTCGTAAGGAACGAACCAAATCACGTTATCATCGATTTTTCAAAGATTGCGGAGAGTTTTGGCAACCGTATCTACGCGAACTCTGTAGCTACAGGTGTACTCGCAGGCATCATGAACCTCAACGTTGAGGCTCTGAAAAAGAACATCGAAGAACACTTCTCAACTAGATCGAAAGAGATCATAGGAGCGAACGTTTCCGCAGCATTGAAAGGTTACGAGATAGGAAGATCTTTGAACTTGAAGCTAGAATTGACTAGGTGCGAAGAGGTCAAACATAAACGTTTGCTCAGCGGTTCAAAAGCCGTCGCGCTCGGTGCGGTCGCAGCCGGTTGCAATTTCGTTTCTTCTTATCCCATGTCGCCTTCCACAGTCGTGTTCACAGAACTTGCGAAGATGGCGAAAAGTCATGGGATCTTGGTCGAGCAAGCCGAGGACGAGATCGCCGCAGCGAACATGGTCATCGCGGCTTGGTACGCCGGAGCACGTGGTTTAGTGACGACGTCCGGCGGAGGTTTTGCTCTCATGTGCGAAGCGATCAGCTTGGCTGGAATGATCGAAACACCCATCGTCGTACACTTAGGTCAGAGACCCGGTCCTGCAACTGGACTTCCAACGAGAACAGAACAAGCAGATCTCAACCTCGTGCTCTACGCTGGTCATGGAGAATTTCCACGCGTTGTTTATGCACCAGGAAGCATAGAAGAAGCGTATGAACTCACCGCACGCGCGTTCAACGTGGCCGACAAGTTTCAAATACCTGTTTTCATTCTGACCGATCAGTACCTTTTGGATTCTTACTATCTTGTAGACCAACTACCCGAGGTTTCCATCGAGAGGCACATCGTTAAAACGAACCAGAACTATCGCCGCTACGAGATCACCGAGGATGGTATTTCACCGAGGGGCATACCTGGTTACGGGGATGGCCTGGTACGAGTGGACAGCGACGAACACGACGAGTTCGGGCACATCACTGAAAGTGCCTCCGTGAGAAAGATGATGGTGGAAAAACGTTTGAAAAAGTTCAAGAGAATAGTTGAAGAGTCTTTGACGCCCAGATTCTTCGGCTCAGAGAATTACGAATTACTCCTGGTGAGCTGGGGTTCAACCTTTTTGATCGTTCGAGAAGCTCTAAGATCACTCGGTAACGATAAAATCGCTCACTTGCATTTTCCACAAGTTTATCCTGTTCCTCCCACAGCCAAGAGGTTCTTTGAAAAAGCTAAAAAGATCATTTTCATTGAGCAGAACGCTACTGGGCAGTTCGCCAATCTCATCAAACAAACTTTCTGCATGGACACATCGAACAGGATACTCAAATACGATGGTTTTCCATACTCAGTTGAGCAAGTTTTGAGAGCAGTTCGAGAAAAACTGGAGGTGGAATGA
- a CDS encoding GGDEF domain-containing protein has translation MLIFSTLFFIARYNYVFYHTIIEFFAIFTGLSITLISAATRGLTQNKIFIKFGILYFFVAVIDFLHTLAYKGMGVFRGWTANHPTQFWIAGRLLETIGFFLILFFPKLKERIIFVSCGALSALFIFTIWFGFFPDCFIEGSGLTPFKITMEYVMIGILFVTLLRVFKCSDSSISPFRKSVILAIVFTMLGELSFTLYTDVYGFFNFLGHVFRFISYLVILIGVIVDSLRKPVKALLIELDEEKEKLQQMAHKDHLTGLYSRNFFNELIQKQVSTALRQIVPLSFLMIDVDDFKQTNDTFGHLVGDEVLRFIARNIASSIRASDIAARYGGDEFIVAFYNTTEQQALQIAERIREKIRNSKELGFGVDISYGVAQLDSGQDYMKTLQKADEAMYAMKKSKKKAS, from the coding sequence TTGTTGATCTTCTCAACATTGTTTTTCATCGCACGTTATAACTATGTTTTCTATCATACAATCATTGAATTTTTTGCCATCTTCACAGGTTTATCAATCACGTTGATTTCAGCAGCAACTCGCGGACTCACTCAAAACAAGATCTTCATAAAATTTGGCATTCTGTATTTTTTTGTAGCGGTGATAGACTTTTTACACACCCTCGCGTACAAAGGTATGGGTGTTTTTCGTGGTTGGACTGCGAACCATCCAACGCAGTTTTGGATCGCCGGAAGGTTGTTAGAAACGATCGGATTTTTTCTCATTTTGTTTTTTCCAAAATTAAAAGAACGAATTATTTTCGTTTCGTGTGGTGCGTTGAGTGCTCTATTCATCTTCACTATCTGGTTTGGCTTTTTCCCAGATTGCTTCATCGAAGGTTCTGGTTTGACTCCTTTCAAAATAACCATGGAATATGTGATGATAGGTATTTTGTTCGTTACTTTATTGAGGGTTTTTAAATGTAGCGATTCATCGATATCACCTTTCCGAAAATCTGTGATTTTGGCTATCGTCTTCACTATGTTGGGGGAGTTGTCTTTCACTCTCTACACTGATGTATATGGCTTTTTCAACTTCCTCGGACATGTGTTCAGATTCATCTCTTATCTGGTGATTTTGATTGGTGTTATAGTTGATTCTCTGAGAAAGCCTGTTAAAGCTCTGCTGATCGAGCTCGACGAAGAAAAAGAAAAACTCCAACAAATGGCTCATAAAGATCATCTCACGGGGTTGTACAGTAGAAATTTTTTCAACGAATTGATCCAGAAGCAAGTTTCGACTGCTTTGCGACAGATAGTTCCTCTTTCATTTCTCATGATCGACGTGGATGATTTTAAGCAAACAAACGATACCTTTGGCCATTTAGTGGGCGATGAAGTGCTCAGGTTCATAGCACGCAACATAGCCAGTTCAATCCGCGCTTCAGACATAGCCGCGCGCTACGGTGGAGATGAATTCATAGTTGCCTTCTATAACACAACTGAGCAACAAGCGTTGCAGATCGCTGAGAGAATAAGAGAAAAAATCAGAAACTCCAAAGAACTCGGCTTTGGTGTGGATATCAGCTACGGTGTGGCACAACTCGATTCGGGCCAAGACTACATGAAAACTCTTCAAAAAGCCGATGAGGCCATGTATGCCATGAAAAAGTCCAAAAAGAAGGCTTCTTAG
- the ggt gene encoding gamma-glutamyltransferase — translation MKKIFVTRTVVLLLLAVFVQLIFASQDQPFQGVVSTAHPLASLVGARILQQGGNAIDAAIAVQFALNVVEPMMSGIGGGGFMMIYLADKNEVVIIDSREQAPAGAKPTMFLNAEGKPLPFTEAIKTGHAIGVPGTLKGLITAHKLYGSKPFAELIDPAIELAEKGVRVNKVLAEYIQPSMYKFNDEAKKIFAPNGQPLPEGALLVQPDLAKTFRLIRDKGPEVFYEGEIAEAIVKAVQERGGTMTLEDLKNYDVKFRQPIVGTYRGYKIVSMPPPSSGGLTLLQMLKMLEAYDIKALGHNTTQTLHLMIEAMHLAYADRGKYLADGDFVKIPYTGYLHPAYIAERGSLIDFQKANPNVTPGDPWKYESADQTCCAKPFWCEENPSSQTTHFTVRDKWGNLVVYTTTIEDVFGSGVMVPGYGFLLNNEMTDFDFVPGGVNQVEPGKRPRSSMTPTIVFKNEKPWFTVGSPGGATIITSVMQVIMNIIDHGMDVQSAINAPRIFSSSYPTVRWEQGIAEHVRRELELRGHKLEPTPRIIGSVQCILIDHETGKVYGGADPRREGTVIMVY, via the coding sequence ATGAAAAAAATCTTCGTTACACGCACCGTGGTTTTGCTGTTACTCGCAGTGTTTGTCCAACTGATCTTCGCTTCCCAAGATCAACCATTCCAAGGGGTAGTTTCGACCGCGCATCCACTCGCTTCACTAGTTGGTGCAAGAATACTCCAACAAGGTGGAAACGCGATCGACGCAGCCATAGCGGTGCAGTTCGCCTTGAACGTTGTTGAACCGATGATGTCTGGTATCGGTGGCGGCGGTTTCATGATGATCTATCTGGCCGACAAAAATGAAGTAGTGATCATCGACAGCAGAGAACAAGCTCCGGCTGGTGCCAAGCCTACGATGTTTTTGAACGCCGAAGGAAAGCCACTACCTTTCACGGAGGCGATCAAGACTGGACATGCCATCGGTGTACCTGGCACGCTGAAAGGCCTGATCACGGCACACAAACTTTATGGTAGCAAGCCTTTCGCGGAGCTCATCGATCCTGCGATCGAACTCGCCGAGAAGGGTGTGAGAGTGAACAAAGTTTTGGCTGAGTACATTCAACCCAGCATGTACAAGTTCAACGATGAAGCGAAGAAAATCTTCGCCCCGAACGGTCAACCGTTGCCCGAAGGGGCGCTATTAGTTCAACCAGACCTTGCAAAAACTTTCCGCTTGATAAGAGACAAAGGACCAGAAGTGTTCTATGAAGGTGAAATCGCGGAAGCGATCGTTAAAGCCGTGCAGGAACGCGGTGGAACTATGACTCTAGAAGATTTGAAAAACTACGATGTGAAGTTTCGCCAGCCGATCGTTGGTACATACCGTGGCTATAAAATCGTTTCCATGCCACCTCCAAGTTCCGGTGGGTTGACCTTACTCCAGATGCTCAAAATGTTGGAAGCTTACGATATCAAAGCACTCGGCCATAATACAACTCAAACACTCCATTTGATGATCGAAGCGATGCATTTGGCCTATGCAGACCGTGGAAAATACCTCGCAGACGGTGATTTTGTGAAGATACCCTACACGGGCTATCTACATCCAGCCTACATTGCAGAGAGAGGATCACTCATAGACTTTCAAAAAGCCAATCCGAACGTCACACCTGGTGATCCTTGGAAATACGAATCTGCTGATCAAACTTGTTGCGCCAAACCCTTCTGGTGTGAAGAAAACCCAAGCTCTCAAACGACGCACTTCACCGTGCGTGATAAATGGGGAAACCTCGTGGTTTATACCACGACGATAGAGGATGTCTTTGGTTCCGGTGTTATGGTACCAGGTTATGGTTTTCTGCTCAACAACGAAATGACGGATTTTGATTTCGTACCAGGTGGAGTGAACCAAGTCGAGCCAGGGAAGCGCCCAAGGAGTAGCATGACACCAACGATAGTCTTCAAAAACGAAAAACCTTGGTTCACCGTTGGCTCGCCAGGTGGTGCGACCATCATAACGAGCGTGATGCAAGTGATCATGAACATCATCGATCACGGCATGGATGTTCAATCAGCGATAAACGCGCCACGCATTTTCAGCTCATCTTATCCGACGGTTCGCTGGGAACAAGGTATAGCCGAGCACGTTCGCAGGGAACTAGAGCTGAGAGGCCACAAATTGGAGCCAACTCCCCGCATCATAGGCAGTGTTCAGTGCATACTCATTGACCATGAAACGGGAAAGGTGTACGGAGGAGCAGATCCGAGGCGTGAAGGTACTGTGATCATGGTTTACTGA
- a CDS encoding anhydro-N-acetylmuramic acid kinase — protein MDQFVQLGDWRELLKLFEKKQHTVLGLMSGTSADGLDIAQVKFSWDKQLNFDLMNAVTVSYEISFKEKITKAYDKNFSNVEYVTLLNYEIARKHAEIVKKFDFQCDFVAYHGQTVWHTPTQRATLQLGEADVLAVELKKPVIHGFRTKDVALDGEGAPITAYFDWAFLMGSDVSTAVLNVGGIANITAIGVNGELIAFDTGPGNCLMDIVVRNFFAKEFDEGGSLSRTGKANPDLLQKMIEHERKYIEKKPPKTTGREVYNLSFLEEVGALKPLQPADLLRTIVMFTARMVKENVTLHLPHVKKFIVTGGGAYNQTLLEDLEQAGFEIKLLEKRLIDFREAIAIAFLGEMFVKSLAPAKTVTGAKRSCVMGKLSLPW, from the coding sequence TTGGATCAGTTCGTTCAACTGGGTGATTGGCGAGAACTTCTCAAACTTTTTGAGAAAAAACAGCACACGGTGTTGGGTTTGATGTCCGGCACATCCGCAGACGGATTGGATATAGCTCAGGTGAAATTCTCCTGGGACAAACAGCTGAATTTTGATTTGATGAATGCGGTAACAGTGAGTTATGAGATTTCGTTCAAAGAAAAGATCACAAAGGCTTACGACAAGAATTTTTCCAACGTTGAGTACGTAACACTACTCAACTACGAGATCGCAAGAAAACATGCAGAAATTGTGAAAAAATTTGACTTTCAGTGCGATTTTGTGGCTTACCATGGTCAAACAGTTTGGCACACACCCACACAGAGAGCGACGCTTCAACTCGGTGAAGCAGACGTGCTTGCAGTTGAACTGAAAAAGCCCGTCATTCACGGTTTTAGAACTAAAGATGTTGCGTTGGATGGTGAAGGAGCGCCGATCACCGCGTATTTCGACTGGGCTTTTTTGATGGGTTCAGACGTTTCTACCGCCGTTTTGAACGTTGGAGGCATAGCTAACATCACAGCGATCGGTGTGAATGGCGAACTGATCGCTTTCGATACTGGACCGGGTAATTGCTTGATGGACATTGTAGTTCGAAATTTTTTTGCAAAAGAATTCGACGAGGGAGGTAGTCTTTCGAGGACTGGAAAGGCCAATCCAGATTTGCTACAGAAGATGATCGAGCACGAAAGGAAGTACATCGAAAAGAAACCGCCCAAGACAACAGGTAGAGAAGTTTATAACCTTTCCTTCCTTGAAGAAGTTGGTGCGCTCAAACCGCTACAACCTGCCGATCTTTTGCGAACCATCGTTATGTTCACAGCTCGTATGGTCAAAGAGAACGTCACGCTTCATCTTCCACACGTGAAAAAATTCATCGTGACAGGTGGGGGAGCTTACAACCAAACGTTGTTGGAAGATCTTGAACAAGCTGGTTTTGAGATCAAACTTTTAGAAAAAAGGTTGATAGACTTTCGTGAAGCTATAGCGATCGCTTTTCTCGGTGAAATGTTCGTGAAGAGTTTGGCTCCCGCCAAAACCGTGACTGGTGCGAAGAGAAGCTGTGTCATGGGTAAGCTTTCTTTACCGTGGTGA
- a CDS encoding thiamine pyrophosphate-dependent enzyme, with the protein MFQPNDYDIPNADIAWCPGCGNFGIMRALKTALAQLNLSPQNVVIVSGIGQAAKMPQYVKAHMFNGLHGRSLPAAVAIKMANPELVVIAESGDGCSYGEGGNHFIHTIRKNPDITNIVHNNQIYGLTKGQASPTTMRGQITTLQIDGVYVDPFNPIAVAVALDASFVARTFSGYLDLTVEIFKQAIQHKGYALVDVFQPCVSFNKLNTYEWYKENTYILPDSYDPTDRVQAFRIATETKKFALGVIYKNPSKPVFEEQLIAYKTNKTPIAYRGLIA; encoded by the coding sequence ATGTTTCAGCCCAACGATTACGATATACCGAACGCTGACATCGCGTGGTGTCCAGGCTGTGGTAACTTTGGTATCATGAGAGCTTTGAAAACGGCTCTTGCACAGCTCAACTTATCACCGCAGAACGTCGTCATAGTTTCTGGGATAGGCCAAGCTGCGAAGATGCCACAATACGTTAAAGCACACATGTTCAACGGTTTACATGGAAGGTCTCTACCCGCTGCGGTCGCAATAAAAATGGCCAATCCAGAACTGGTAGTGATCGCTGAAAGTGGAGATGGATGTAGCTACGGAGAAGGGGGAAATCACTTCATTCATACGATCAGGAAGAATCCAGACATAACGAACATAGTTCATAACAATCAGATATACGGTTTAACGAAGGGGCAAGCTTCACCGACGACCATGCGTGGTCAGATCACCACGCTCCAAATCGATGGCGTTTACGTGGATCCGTTCAACCCCATCGCTGTGGCTGTCGCTCTGGACGCGTCCTTTGTGGCTCGAACTTTCTCAGGTTATCTCGATCTGACGGTGGAAATCTTCAAGCAAGCGATCCAACACAAAGGTTATGCCTTGGTCGATGTCTTTCAACCGTGTGTCTCGTTCAACAAGCTGAACACCTACGAATGGTACAAAGAAAACACCTATATCCTGCCAGACAGTTACGATCCAACTGATAGAGTTCAAGCGTTCAGAATCGCGACAGAGACGAAAAAATTCGCACTGGGTGTGATATACAAAAATCCAAGCAAACCAGTTTTTGAAGAACAGTTGATCGCGTACAAAACCAATAAAACTCCCATCGCTTATAGGGGGTTGATCGCATGA